The window AAAGGCAAGGGTAAACACAAGCGAAACAATCAAAAATGTTCCTACCGACTGTGTGAGCGTCGTGATAAAAATCTGCATACCGGCAGCTTTTATTTTTTTCCACACCAGCTCGGAGCCGATTAAAAGACCGACCGTACATTCAATAATGCACATCAGGGTTTCGTATACGGGCGTTTCCAAAATAGCGGAGTTTAACACGGTAAACCCGAACGGGCCGACAGCCATTCCCGCAATAAGCCAGCCGAGAATTGCAGGCAGCCTGCATTTAGAAAGAGCTTTCCCAAGACACAGCGCAATCACAAAAGCCGCCGTATATCGTACAAGTAATATCATACATACACTCCATATATAGTATTCATAGTTTATACTAATTACCGCAGCATGAACGATTAGTCTGCCGCTTGAGCGGTGTTTTTTACCGCTTCCATTTTTTTATCAAGACAGGCGCATATTTGCGCACATTCGAATAAGGCACTTTGTACCGTATGCAGTTTGTCTTCTGCGATGTGTTTTTTATATTTTATTTTATGCTCCAAACTTGCCCATAAATCCATCGCAATGGTTCTAAATTGAATTTCCGCCTTTACCCATTTTTTTTCGTCCGCTAAAAAAATAGGCACTTCAACGATGAGGTGTAAACTCCTGTATCCGTTCGGCTTAGGATTTTTAATGTAGTCTTTGGTTTCAATGAGGCGTATATCGTCTTGTTTTAAAAGGCTTTCCGCAAGCAGATAAATATCGTTTTCAAACGAACTGATGACGCGGATACCGGCTATATCGAAAAGATACTTTTCCATGTTTTCTACGGTAATATCGCAGTTAATCCGTTTGAGTTTTTTAATAATACCGTCAACGGATTTTATGCGCGATTTTATCGTTTCTATAGGGTTACGATCATACTGAAGATTAAATTGAGAATCCAATACGTTGAATTTTGTTTCAAGTTCCATAACGGCACATTTGTAATACGTCAGTGCCGTTTTAAGCGGCAAGATATATTCGCTCCATTCATCGTTTAAAACTTTAGCAAAAAAATCTTCCCGTAATTCCGTTGTGTGCATACGCTGCTCCGCAATAATTGAAAGAACAGTATAATCGGAACGGTGTGCTTTGTTAAGCGGGACGGGGAACAACCAACAAAGTTTCGAGTTGAAAAACCCGTTCTGTCGGGGTGGTCACCCTTCCCCTTCATACGGTACGTCTTGATTACTCTTTATTGAGTTTCTACAATCGACGTACCCTTAAATCTTATTAGGATTCTTTACTTAACAGGTAATAAAGACTTTTTACCAAGGTGCCGGTGGCTTTTTCTTTTAAATACCCGAAAGCCTCCGAAATATAAGCGGTGCCTGCAATGTCGATATGAATCCACGGGATATCTTCTTTGGCAAGGAAGGAGCCGACAAAGAGCCCCGCTGTCATCATACCGCCGAGTTTGCCTCCGCTATTTTTTAAATCGGCTACCTTCGATTCATTCATTTTTTTGTAATACTCGATATTCGGCATTTTCCAAATAAGTTCACCCGCTCTTTTGTTTGCTTCTTCCAGTTCGGCAAAGAATTCGTCATTGTTTGTAACGGCTCCGCTTACCTGTTCCCCAAGAGCAGATACACAGGCGCCTGTAAGGGTGGCAAGGTCAATCAGCTTTGTTGCGCCGAGATTATTGGTAGCATAATATACGGCGTCCGCCAAGGTCAGCCTGCCTTCTGCATCGGTGTTAATAATTTCAATGGTTTTACCGCTCATTGAGCCGATAATATCGCCGTTTCTGTAGCCGTCTCCTGAAATCATATTTTCGCAAGAGGCAACTACGGCAAAAACGTTTACCTTTGCTTTAAGGTCGGCAATCGCATGCATAGTTCCGATGACCGTGCCGGAGCCGCCCATATCCGTGAACATCTCAACCATACTTGTTGCGGGCTTAATCGCATAGCCGCCGCTGTCATAGGTTAAACCCTTACCTACCAGTGCAATTTTTTCATCGGATTCTGGGTTATTGTAATATTCCATAACAATCAGTTTAGGCTCTTTGGTACTTGCCCTTGCTACGCTGAGAAAGGCTTCCATTTTAAGGTCTTCAATTTCTTTTTTACCGTAAATGCTGACCTTTACGCCCTTCGCTTCAAGTTTTTCTTTGGCGATTTGAGCTAAGGTTTCAGGATATATTACATTTGCAGGCTGATTAACCAAATCACGGGTTAAAAACACCGCTTCCATCAATTTGACGGCTTCGTCGATACCCTTTTCAGCCCTCGCTTCTTTGCCTTTATCGGGATTATAATTAACCGTAAGCTCCGGCACTTCTTTACGGTCGCTTTTAAATTTGTCATATTTATATGTCGCATGCAGCATACCTTCAGCAATGGCGGAAGCCATACGGTAATTACATAGGTTGTTCAGTTTTGGAATATTCAGCTCAACCTCCGGTACCTTGTTTTTTAAGAGTTCGGCTGCCGCTTTAAAAAATGTTTTTCTTAAAAGCTCTAAATCAATTTTTTCTTCTTTTCCGAGACCGATAAAAAGGTGAGCTTTAAGGTTACAGTCGAGCATGTAATACACCTCTTCCGCCTTTCCCGAAAACAGTTCTTTTTCTTTTAAATAGTTAAGGTAGTCGCCTTCGATTTTGTCTTCATAAACCAATTGCGCGACAACACCGCCGTGTTTTGCAATAGCAAATTTCATATTTTCCTCCGAAACTAATTGTTTTGAAATTGTTGTTTGTATGAGTATACATACTTTGAAAGGCAGGAGCAAGGGGGACGGATTTTTTAATTGCGGTTTGCTGTATTTTCAAAGCCGGACCTTATTTGTGCGAAGGGTTTAATCCGTCAGGGGTGTAAATAGTACATCGATATTCTTGCGCCGTAACATGAGGATATCAAACCCGGCTGCACCCCGCGTTAGCGGATAATTTTTACACCGTTTATCTCTATAGTTTTCCATCAAAAATTGAAAACATCTATTTATTTAAACCTAATTAAATTTTA is drawn from Treponema pedis and contains these coding sequences:
- a CDS encoding leucyl aminopeptidase, yielding MKFAIAKHGGVVAQLVYEDKIEGDYLNYLKEKELFSGKAEEVYYMLDCNLKAHLFIGLGKEEKIDLELLRKTFFKAAAELLKNKVPEVELNIPKLNNLCNYRMASAIAEGMLHATYKYDKFKSDRKEVPELTVNYNPDKGKEARAEKGIDEAVKLMEAVFLTRDLVNQPANVIYPETLAQIAKEKLEAKGVKVSIYGKKEIEDLKMEAFLSVARASTKEPKLIVMEYYNNPESDEKIALVGKGLTYDSGGYAIKPATSMVEMFTDMGGSGTVIGTMHAIADLKAKVNVFAVVASCENMISGDGYRNGDIIGSMSGKTIEIINTDAEGRLTLADAVYYATNNLGATKLIDLATLTGACVSALGEQVSGAVTNNDEFFAELEEANKRAGELIWKMPNIEYYKKMNESKVADLKNSGGKLGGMMTAGLFVGSFLAKEDIPWIHIDIAGTAYISEAFGYLKEKATGTLVKSLYYLLSKES
- a CDS encoding GTP pyrophosphokinase, with translation MHTTELREDFFAKVLNDEWSEYILPLKTALTYYKCAVMELETKFNVLDSQFNLQYDRNPIETIKSRIKSVDGIIKKLKRINCDITVENMEKYLFDIAGIRVISSFENDIYLLAESLLKQDDIRLIETKDYIKNPKPNGYRSLHLIVEVPIFLADEKKWVKAEIQFRTIAMDLWASLEHKIKYKKHIAEDKLHTVQSALFECAQICACLDKKMEAVKNTAQAAD